DNA sequence from the Prolixibacter sp. SD074 genome:
AATAGTAAAGCATAAAAAACACTAAAGGCATCAGCGCGCCAGCCAGCGTGCCCAACCAAATGTTATTCTGCTTCTTCGGCTGCTTTTGTTGTTCCTGATTTTCCATGATTAAAATTTCCAGGTTTTCATATGCTGAAAGGCCTGATAAGCCGTCAAATCGATAGTAACCGGTACCACCGAAACATATCCGTTTTTCAGGGCAAAATCGTCTGTGTCGCGAGCTTCCGCCTCAGCGTTATTGAAATAACCAGTCAGCCAGTAGTAGCTTCGTCCATGCGGATCGGTTCTGTGTTCGAACTCCTCTTCCCATTTACCCCGCGTTTGACGGCAAAAATTAATGCCTTTCACGTCGCCTTTCGGGATGTTCACATTCAGGCAAACGCCATCGGGCAGGCCATGCTCAACCACCACCTGAAAGATGCGGGCAACGGCCATTTTAGAGCGGCCAAAATCAGCATCTGTATCGTAGTCATTTAGCGAAAAGCCGATAGATGGAATTCCATGAATGCAACCTTCGATAGCGCCGCCCATCGTTCCCGAATAAAGAATAGAAACCGAGCTGTTGGCGCCATGGTTAATACCGGAAATAACAAAATCGGGTAAACGATCGAGCAACTGGTTACAGGCCAGTTTCACGCAATCAACCGGCGTTCCGGTACATGAATAGATGGTTAAACCGTCTTCTTCCTCAAGCTTATTCACACGCAAAGGCCGATCCACCGTAATGGCATGCGACATTCCGGATCGAGGACTGTCGGGGGCCACGACAACAATATCGCCGAAAAGGCGCATTACTTCAGTAACCTCCTTTAAACCTTTGGCATAAACACCATCATCATTAGTGAGTAATATCAGTGGTCGTTCGTTCATTTTCCGAATTTTTCCATTTTTCAACAAGAAAACAAAGATAATCGTTCACGGCTAACAACTACCATCCGACC
Encoded proteins:
- the surE gene encoding 5'/3'-nucleotidase SurE, which encodes MNERPLILLTNDDGVYAKGLKEVTEVMRLFGDIVVVAPDSPRSGMSHAITVDRPLRVNKLEEEDGLTIYSCTGTPVDCVKLACNQLLDRLPDFVISGINHGANSSVSILYSGTMGGAIEGCIHGIPSIGFSLNDYDTDADFGRSKMAVARIFQVVVEHGLPDGVCLNVNIPKGDVKGINFCRQTRGKWEEEFEHRTDPHGRSYYWLTGYFNNAEAEARDTDDFALKNGYVSVVPVTIDLTAYQAFQHMKTWKF